The following proteins come from a genomic window of Streptomyces sp. NBC_00539:
- a CDS encoding zinc ribbon domain-containing protein, with translation MRACPVCGASNEPTDDFCGNCGSYLGWSDAAATRETPPPQPGRATPATADPAPPSTGSAPAGSTSAGSTSAGSAPTGSASITEPADGASNAPAPPDSPAPPRRTTPPADPAPPAGSGPAAVPPAGRAAADPVPVRPARAVAPRPVVNAPSVGEDVSGVPCPSCGTPNPPDRRFCRRCATPLTPRTVAPALPWWRTIWPLRRRTRAGSGRLVRFLVILAAVLALCAGGFLLLPAGRQLIEDTRDKLGKSKAVTPTRVEATAELPGHPPASTTDGLSNRYWGAPGPGASVTYTFAKPFRLVGVIVTNGASPSPEEYARQGRALQIEMEVTARDGAKHHKSLTLSDKPGPQTFPTGINDATSIRLTLDAPAGLDQGRHLALAEVEFFQRS, from the coding sequence ATGCGCGCGTGCCCCGTGTGCGGTGCCTCGAACGAACCGACGGACGACTTCTGCGGCAACTGCGGTTCCTACCTCGGCTGGTCGGACGCCGCCGCGACGCGGGAGACGCCGCCCCCGCAACCGGGCCGGGCCACCCCGGCCACCGCGGACCCCGCGCCGCCGTCGACCGGTTCCGCCCCGGCCGGTTCGACGTCGGCCGGTTCGACGTCGGCCGGTTCGGCGCCTACCGGTTCCGCGTCGATCACGGAGCCGGCCGACGGCGCCTCGAACGCCCCCGCGCCGCCCGACAGCCCCGCGCCGCCGCGGCGTACCACCCCGCCGGCGGACCCCGCGCCCCCCGCCGGTTCGGGGCCCGCCGCCGTGCCGCCCGCGGGGCGGGCGGCCGCCGATCCGGTGCCCGTGCGCCCGGCCAGGGCCGTCGCTCCGCGGCCGGTCGTCAACGCGCCCTCGGTCGGCGAGGACGTGTCCGGGGTGCCGTGCCCCTCCTGCGGTACGCCCAACCCGCCCGACCGGCGCTTCTGCCGCCGCTGTGCGACGCCGCTGACGCCCAGAACCGTCGCGCCGGCGCTTCCCTGGTGGCGGACGATCTGGCCGCTGCGCCGCCGCACCCGCGCCGGCTCCGGCCGACTGGTGCGCTTCCTCGTGATCCTGGCCGCGGTACTGGCCCTGTGCGCCGGCGGCTTCCTGCTGCTGCCGGCCGGCCGACAGCTGATCGAGGACACCCGGGACAAGCTCGGCAAGAGCAAGGCGGTGACCCCGACCCGCGTCGAGGCGACCGCCGAGCTGCCCGGGCACCCGCCGGCCAGCACCACCGACGGGCTCAGCAACCGCTACTGGGGCGCCCCCGGCCCCGGCGCTTCGGTGACGTACACCTTCGCCAAGCCCTTCCGGCTGGTCGGCGTGATCGTCACCAATGGCGCCTCGCCTTCCCCGGAGGAGTACGCGCGCCAGGGCCGGGCGCTCCAGATCGAGATGGAGGTGACGGCGCGGGACGGCGCGAAGCACCACAAGAGCCTCACCCTCAGCGACAAACCGGGCCCGCAGACCTTCCCAACCGGCATCAACGACGCCACGTCGATCCGGCTAACCCTCGACGCACCCGCCGGACTGGACCAGGGCCGCCATCTCGCCCTGGCGGAAGTGGAGTTCTTCCAACGTTCCTGA